One genomic region from Stutzerimonas decontaminans encodes:
- the petA gene encoding ubiquinol-cytochrome c reductase iron-sulfur subunit codes for MSNDGVNAGRRRFLVAATSVVGAAGAVGAAVPFVGSWFPSAKAKAAGAPVRVNISKIEPGQQMVAEWRGQPVFIVRRTEEILGNLEKVAGQVADPESKDSEQPAYVDPKNRAIKPELLVVVGLCTHLGCAPSFRPEVAAADLGADWLGGYFCPCHGSKYDMAGRVYKAQPAPLNLPVPPHSYETDNVIIIGVDQENA; via the coding sequence ATGAGCAATGACGGCGTGAATGCAGGCCGGCGTCGCTTCCTTGTGGCCGCCACTTCGGTGGTGGGCGCTGCAGGAGCGGTGGGTGCCGCGGTCCCGTTCGTGGGATCGTGGTTCCCGAGTGCCAAGGCCAAGGCTGCCGGTGCGCCGGTAAGGGTAAATATCAGCAAGATTGAGCCGGGGCAGCAGATGGTCGCCGAGTGGCGCGGTCAGCCGGTATTTATCGTGCGTCGAACCGAGGAGATTCTTGGCAATCTGGAAAAGGTTGCTGGTCAGGTGGCTGATCCGGAATCTAAAGACTCTGAGCAGCCCGCTTATGTCGATCCGAAGAATCGGGCTATCAAGCCAGAGCTTCTGGTAGTGGTTGGTCTGTGCACTCACCTGGGTTGCGCGCCGTCATTCCGCCCTGAGGTGGCTGCAGCCGATCTCGGAGCTGATTGGCTCGGCGGTTATTTCTGCCCCTGCCATGGCTCCAAGTACGATATGGCTGGTCGCGTCTATAAGGCGCAGCCAGCTCCCTTGAACCTGCCGGTGCCCCCGCACTCGTACGAGACCGATAATGTAATCATCATCGGTGTGGACCAGGAGAACGCCTGA
- a CDS encoding cytochrome b: MSKFMEWVDARFPATKMWEDHLSKYYAPKNFNVLYFFGSLALLVLVNQILTGIWLTMSYEPSAEGAFASVEYIMRDVEYGWILRYLHSTGASAFFVVVYLHMFRGILYGSYQKPRELVWIFGMMIYLALMAEAFMGYLLPWGQMSYWGAQVIISLFGAIPVIGADLTQWIRGDYLISGITLNRFFALHVVALPIVILGLVVLHILALHEVGSNNPLGVDIKKTKDENGVPLDGIPFHPYYTVKDIVGVVVFLFVFCAVVFFFPEMGGYFLEKPNFEEANALKTPAHIAPVWYFTPFYAILRAVPDKLLGVIAMGAAIAVLFVLPWLDRSPVKSMKYKGWMSKVALLLFCISFVILGVLGVLSPTPGRTLLSQICTAIYFGYFILMPFYTKLEKTKVVPQRVDG; this comes from the coding sequence ATGAGCAAGTTCATGGAATGGGTCGACGCCCGCTTCCCCGCGACCAAGATGTGGGAAGACCATCTTTCGAAGTATTACGCTCCCAAGAACTTCAACGTTCTGTATTTCTTCGGTTCGCTGGCGTTGCTGGTGCTGGTCAACCAGATCCTGACCGGTATCTGGCTGACAATGAGCTACGAGCCGTCCGCCGAAGGTGCTTTCGCGTCCGTCGAATACATCATGCGCGACGTCGAGTACGGCTGGATTCTGCGCTACCTGCACTCCACAGGTGCCTCGGCATTCTTCGTGGTGGTCTACCTGCACATGTTCCGCGGCATCCTCTATGGCTCCTATCAGAAGCCGCGTGAGCTGGTGTGGATCTTCGGCATGATGATCTACCTGGCGCTGATGGCCGAAGCCTTCATGGGCTACCTGCTGCCATGGGGCCAGATGTCCTACTGGGGTGCCCAGGTAATCATCTCGCTGTTCGGTGCTATTCCGGTTATCGGTGCGGACCTGACCCAGTGGATCCGTGGTGACTACCTGATCTCGGGCATCACGCTGAACCGCTTCTTCGCCCTGCATGTCGTTGCCCTGCCGATCGTCATCCTCGGCTTGGTCGTACTGCACATCCTGGCGCTGCACGAGGTTGGCTCGAACAACCCGCTGGGCGTCGACATCAAGAAGACCAAGGATGAAAACGGCGTGCCGCTGGACGGCATCCCGTTCCACCCGTACTACACCGTGAAGGACATTGTCGGTGTCGTTGTGTTCCTGTTCGTCTTCTGCGCCGTGGTGTTCTTCTTCCCTGAAATGGGTGGCTACTTCCTTGAAAAGCCCAACTTCGAAGAAGCGAATGCGCTGAAAACCCCAGCACACATCGCCCCTGTTTGGTATTTCACGCCGTTCTACGCGATCCTGCGCGCAGTGCCCGACAAGCTGCTCGGCGTGATTGCCATGGGGGCTGCCATCGCCGTGCTGTTCGTTTTGCCTTGGCTGGACCGTAGTCCGGTCAAGTCCATGAAGTACAAGGGTTGGATGAGCAAGGTCGCGCTGCTGCTGTTCTGCATCTCGTTCGTCATTCTGGGTGTGCTGGGCGTACTGTCTCCGACTCCAGGTCGCACCCTGCTGTCGCAGATCTGTACGGCAATCTACTTCGGATACTTCATCCTGATGCCGTTCTACACCAAGCTCGAGAAGACCAAAGTGGTTCCGCAAAGGGTGGATGGCTGA
- a CDS encoding cytochrome c1, which yields MKKQFAALILAILPVFTFAAGPEVPLDKVDIDLTDKAAMQDGLKTFANYCMGCHSAKFQRYERVATDLGISEEVMMDNIVFADAKFGDHMSIGMKAEDAKVWFGAAPPDLTLVARVRGNDWLYSYMRSFYEDPARPYGVNNTVFPNVGMPHVLAPLQGRRVVGCKQVQVVENGRKQFDPLTGTPITQEACDQMVVEPGTGTLSEAEYDEKIKNLVTFLAYSANPVKLESQRIGTYVLLFLAVFFVFAYLLKREYWKDVH from the coding sequence ATGAAAAAGCAATTTGCTGCATTGATTCTTGCAATTTTGCCGGTCTTTACCTTCGCGGCCGGTCCGGAGGTTCCGCTGGATAAGGTCGATATCGACCTGACTGACAAGGCTGCCATGCAGGATGGCCTGAAGACTTTCGCCAACTATTGCATGGGTTGCCATAGCGCCAAGTTCCAGCGCTACGAGCGGGTCGCGACCGATCTGGGGATTTCGGAAGAGGTGATGATGGATAACATCGTCTTTGCCGATGCCAAGTTTGGTGACCACATGAGCATCGGCATGAAAGCCGAGGACGCCAAGGTCTGGTTCGGCGCTGCGCCCCCTGACCTGACGCTGGTTGCGCGCGTTCGTGGCAACGACTGGTTGTACTCATATATGCGTAGCTTCTACGAAGACCCGGCTCGTCCCTACGGCGTGAACAATACGGTCTTCCCGAATGTGGGTATGCCGCACGTACTGGCTCCGCTTCAGGGGCGTCGTGTCGTAGGCTGCAAGCAGGTTCAGGTAGTCGAAAACGGTCGCAAGCAGTTCGATCCTCTGACTGGTACGCCTATCACCCAGGAAGCCTGCGATCAGATGGTCGTCGAACCTGGTACCGGCACGCTCTCCGAGGCTGAGTACGACGAGAAGATCAAGAACCTGGTGACCTTCCTTGCCTACTCGGCAAACCCGGTCAAGCTGGAGAGCCAGCGCATCGGTACCTATGTACTGTTGTTCCTGGCTGTGTTCTTCGTGTTCGCCTACCTGCTCAAGCGTGAGTACTGGAAAGACGTTCACTAA
- a CDS encoding glutathione S-transferase N-terminal domain-containing protein codes for MAATNRLGCYSDPADHYSHRVRLVLAEKGVSVDILDVEAGQCPVKLAEVNPYATVPTLVDRDLALYEPSVILEYLEERYPHPPLLPVYPVARANTRLLVYRIQRDWCSLADRILDQRTAEPERVQARKELRESLIGVSPIFVEKPYFMSDEISLVDCCLLPILWRLPRLGIELPRAAKPLLDYMERNFAREAFQASLSAVERDMR; via the coding sequence ATGGCTGCAACCAATCGGTTGGGCTGCTATTCAGATCCTGCCGACCACTATTCCCATCGTGTGCGTCTCGTGCTCGCAGAGAAGGGCGTCAGCGTCGATATCCTTGATGTCGAGGCGGGGCAGTGTCCGGTCAAACTGGCTGAGGTGAATCCGTACGCCACTGTTCCGACGCTCGTCGACCGCGATCTGGCGCTCTACGAACCAAGTGTGATCCTGGAATATCTGGAGGAGCGCTATCCGCATCCGCCGCTGCTGCCGGTCTATCCGGTCGCGCGAGCCAACACGCGCCTTCTGGTCTATCGCATTCAGCGCGATTGGTGCTCGCTGGCTGATCGCATTCTTGATCAGCGGACCGCTGAGCCCGAACGTGTCCAGGCGCGCAAAGAGCTTCGTGAAAGCCTGATCGGCGTATCACCGATTTTTGTGGAGAAGCCCTACTTCATGAGCGATGAGATCAGTCTCGTCGACTGCTGCCTGTTGCCTATCCTCTGGCGTTTGCCCAGACTCGGTATCGAGTTGCCCCGAGCGGCTAAGCCGCTGCTCGACTACATGGAGCGCAACTTCGCCCGCGAGGCCTTCCAGGCCAGTCTTTCCGCCGTCGAGCGCGACATGCGCTGA
- a CDS encoding ClpXP protease specificity-enhancing factor: MNSSRPYLVRALYEWIVDNDCTPHLLVNVDYPGVQVPAGFASDGQIVLNVAPSAVRHLHMDNEAISFEGRFGGVSHSLNVPSAAVMAIYARENGQGMVFEIEPTPPDDNVPGDSGASTDEGPRPGGRPSLKVVK; encoded by the coding sequence ATGAATTCAAGCCGCCCGTATCTGGTCAGAGCGCTCTACGAGTGGATTGTCGATAACGATTGCACACCGCATCTGTTAGTCAACGTCGACTATCCAGGTGTGCAGGTGCCCGCCGGCTTCGCCAGTGACGGTCAGATAGTGTTGAACGTCGCGCCAAGCGCCGTCCGCCATTTGCACATGGATAACGAGGCGATCAGCTTTGAAGGCCGTTTTGGTGGTGTTTCGCATTCGTTGAACGTGCCGTCTGCGGCGGTGATGGCCATCTATGCCAGGGAGAATGGCCAGGGCATGGTGTTTGAGATCGAACCAACGCCGCCCGACGACAATGTGCCGGGCGATAGCGGAGCTTCTACTGATGAAGGGCCACGGCCGGGTGGACGTCCGAGTCTGAAGGTAGTGAAATAG
- a CDS encoding BON domain-containing protein, producing the protein MTVFRLPAIALGFCLAVSGCSSVLTATRDDPIADNRGTRTIGSKIDDSLIETKAAVNIAKAHPDLDQGSHVVVASYNGVVLLAGQTPRAELKEMAERAASGVQRVKRVHNELQILPPSSALARSNDSWLTTKIKTQMLADNSVPGSRIKVITENGIVYLLGLVTRQEGNRATNLVQGVAGVQRIVKLFEYID; encoded by the coding sequence ATGACCGTGTTCCGCTTGCCTGCAATCGCCCTGGGGTTTTGCTTGGCCGTCAGCGGCTGTAGCTCAGTATTGACCGCTACTCGTGATGACCCAATCGCCGACAATCGCGGCACTCGCACCATTGGCAGCAAGATTGACGACTCGCTGATCGAGACCAAGGCTGCGGTCAATATCGCCAAGGCACATCCCGACCTCGACCAGGGCTCACACGTGGTCGTCGCCAGCTATAACGGTGTCGTACTCCTTGCTGGGCAGACCCCGCGGGCGGAGCTCAAGGAAATGGCTGAGCGCGCTGCAAGCGGCGTGCAGCGGGTCAAGCGCGTTCACAACGAACTGCAGATCCTGCCGCCCTCATCTGCGCTGGCACGCAGCAACGATTCCTGGCTGACCACCAAGATCAAGACCCAGATGCTCGCCGATAACAGCGTGCCAGGCTCGAGAATCAAGGTGATCACCGAGAACGGGATCGTCTATCTGCTGGGCCTGGTGACTCGCCAGGAAGGCAACCGCGCTACCAACCTCGTTCAAGGCGTTGCTGGCGTCCAGCGCATCGTCAAACTGTTCGAGTACATCGACTGA
- a CDS encoding phosphoheptose isomerase, translated as MDMQTRIRQLFQASIETKQQAMEVLAPSIEQAGQVMVNALLSEGKILTCGNGGSAGDAQHFSSELLNRFERERPSLPAIALTTDSSTITSIANDYSYNEVFSKQIRALGQPGDVLLAISTSGNSANVIQAIQAAHDREMLVVALTGRDGGGMASLLLPEDVEIRVPAKVTARIQEVHLLTIHCLCDLIDNQLFGSEE; from the coding sequence ATGGATATGCAAACCCGAATCCGCCAGCTGTTCCAGGCCAGCATCGAAACCAAGCAGCAGGCTATGGAAGTGCTGGCACCCAGCATCGAGCAGGCTGGCCAGGTAATGGTTAACGCCCTGCTGAGCGAGGGCAAGATTCTCACCTGCGGGAACGGCGGCTCCGCCGGCGATGCACAGCACTTTTCCTCCGAACTGCTCAATCGCTTCGAGCGCGAGCGTCCGAGTCTGCCGGCCATCGCACTGACCACCGACAGCTCGACGATTACCTCGATTGCCAATGATTACAGCTACAACGAAGTGTTCTCCAAGCAGATTCGTGCACTAGGGCAGCCCGGCGACGTACTCCTGGCTATCTCGACCAGCGGCAACTCTGCCAATGTGATCCAGGCCATCCAGGCCGCTCACGACCGAGAAATGCTGGTGGTAGCACTGACTGGACGCGACGGCGGCGGAATGGCGTCACTCCTATTGCCAGAGGATGTCGAAATCCGCGTACCAGCCAAAGTGACCGCTCGCATTCAGGAAGTTCACCTGCTGACCATCCACTGCTTGTGCGACCTGATCGACAATCAACTGTTCGGGAGTGAGGAATGA
- a CDS encoding YraN family protein, translating into MSHSQSSGRSAEALALSYLCGKGLRLLERNWSCRSGELDLVMLDGDTVVFVEVRYRRHAAWGGALESVDTRKQQKLIRAAQLFLQKESRWARSPCRFDVVAIAAPGQTENLNWIRNAFDS; encoded by the coding sequence ATGAGCCACAGCCAGAGCAGCGGACGCTCTGCCGAAGCCCTCGCACTGAGCTACCTCTGCGGCAAAGGGCTTCGCCTGCTTGAGCGCAACTGGTCCTGCCGCAGCGGCGAGCTTGATCTGGTCATGCTCGACGGCGATACAGTAGTATTCGTCGAGGTCCGCTACAGACGCCACGCCGCATGGGGCGGCGCACTGGAAAGCGTCGATACGCGCAAGCAACAGAAGCTGATCAGGGCCGCCCAGCTGTTCCTGCAGAAGGAAAGCCGCTGGGCACGAAGCCCTTGCCGATTCGACGTCGTCGCGATCGCCGCGCCCGGACAAACCGAGAACCTGAACTGGATCCGCAACGCATTTGATAGCTGA
- a CDS encoding penicillin-binding protein activator, with product MACLRPIFLLCIASILAACASSPSSTLGELPRTPQASTQQLLQKAEQSDPEQAAQLRLAAADQSFQQDNNAQARSILEQVQVEALKPAQQIFALTLQAEIALADDEPERAVQAFRHPAFERLAELPVEQQVRSQLARAEALEATNKLHAAARERVFTAPLLSGEQARANHERIWKLVSALPEKELQRAADADLAGWQALALSLKRAGTVAQQQRAIDEWIAQNPQHPAAQQLPEPLQKLRELADQPLNHVALLLPMEGQLASVARALRDGFLAAHLHAQQSGQALRIELYDSSRMTSIDDFYRQAQAAGVQLVVGPLEKDLVRQLAERDQLPITTLALNYSDAGQRTPPQLFQFGLAAEDEAREVARRAWADGHRRAIALAPRGDWGGRVLDAFRQSWQELGGTLVAAEPLAEPVQLANQIADLLQLRNSENRAGRVSSVTDASTTSQPTRRQDVDFIFLAATPQQAQQVRPTLIFQYAGDLPVYATSHLHAASHDRTQYLDLEGIRFAETPWLLDDQLPLRQEVEQKWPQAGGTLGRLYAMGADAYLLAPRLNQLLALPDTHLEGLSGTLSLNPQQRIERQLPWAQFRDGAVERLDETQ from the coding sequence ATGGCCTGCTTACGCCCCATCTTTCTTCTCTGCATCGCCTCCATACTTGCAGCCTGCGCCAGCTCCCCCTCGTCAACTCTTGGCGAGCTGCCTCGCACCCCTCAGGCTTCTACCCAGCAGTTGCTGCAAAAGGCCGAGCAGAGCGACCCCGAACAAGCCGCACAGCTGCGCCTGGCCGCAGCAGACCAGAGCTTCCAACAGGACAACAATGCACAGGCTCGCAGCATTCTCGAACAGGTCCAGGTGGAAGCGCTCAAACCGGCGCAGCAGATCTTTGCACTGACCTTACAAGCGGAAATCGCGCTCGCCGATGACGAGCCGGAACGGGCCGTGCAGGCATTCCGCCACCCGGCATTCGAGCGCCTGGCCGAACTACCGGTGGAGCAGCAGGTTCGCAGTCAGCTGGCACGCGCAGAGGCACTTGAGGCGACCAACAAATTGCACGCCGCTGCACGTGAGCGGGTTTTCACCGCCCCGCTGCTGAGCGGCGAACAGGCGCGAGCGAACCACGAACGCATCTGGAAGCTCGTATCCGCCCTACCCGAGAAAGAACTACAGAGGGCGGCGGATGCGGACCTTGCCGGCTGGCAGGCGCTTGCCTTGTCCCTGAAGCGAGCCGGCACAGTAGCTCAGCAACAGCGCGCTATAGATGAGTGGATTGCACAGAACCCACAGCACCCTGCCGCACAGCAACTGCCCGAACCGCTGCAAAAACTACGAGAGCTGGCCGATCAGCCACTGAATCACGTCGCGCTTCTGCTTCCCATGGAGGGTCAGCTAGCGAGCGTGGCGCGGGCCCTGCGGGACGGCTTTCTAGCCGCCCATCTGCATGCCCAGCAGAGCGGACAAGCACTACGCATCGAGCTCTATGACAGCAGCCGCATGACCTCCATCGACGACTTCTATCGCCAAGCTCAGGCCGCCGGCGTGCAGCTTGTCGTCGGCCCACTGGAAAAGGATCTGGTTCGCCAACTCGCCGAGCGAGACCAACTCCCCATCACCACGCTGGCACTTAACTACAGCGACGCCGGACAGCGCACTCCTCCACAGCTCTTCCAGTTCGGCCTTGCCGCCGAAGACGAAGCCCGGGAAGTCGCTAGACGTGCCTGGGCGGACGGCCATCGCCGCGCGATCGCGCTAGCACCTCGAGGCGACTGGGGCGGCCGAGTTCTCGACGCATTTCGCCAGAGCTGGCAGGAGCTCGGCGGAACGCTAGTGGCTGCCGAGCCACTGGCTGAGCCGGTGCAACTGGCCAACCAGATTGCTGACCTACTGCAGCTACGCAACAGCGAGAACCGCGCCGGTCGGGTCAGCAGCGTCACCGACGCCTCCACCACCAGCCAACCGACCCGCCGCCAGGACGTAGACTTCATCTTCCTCGCGGCGACACCACAACAGGCCCAGCAGGTCAGACCCACCCTGATCTTCCAATATGCCGGCGACCTTCCAGTCTACGCCACCTCGCATCTGCACGCGGCCAGCCACGACCGTACCCAATACCTGGATCTCGAGGGCATACGCTTCGCCGAAACCCCTTGGCTGCTGGACGACCAGCTGCCACTACGTCAGGAAGTCGAGCAAAAGTGGCCGCAGGCTGGCGGCACCCTGGGCCGCCTTTACGCGATGGGTGCCGACGCATACCTGTTGGCGCCACGGCTGAACCAGCTGCTGGCGCTTCCGGACACACACCTGGAAGGGCTCTCCGGCACCCTGAGCCTGAACCCGCAGCAGCGCATCGAGCGCCAACTGCCATGGGCCCAGTTCCGCGACGGCGCAGTGGAGCGCCTGGACGAAACGCAGTAA
- the rsmI gene encoding 16S rRNA (cytidine(1402)-2'-O)-methyltransferase, which produces MTASDGANSGVGTLYVVATPIGNLEDISARALRVLKEVSLIAAEDTRHSSRLLAHFGIQTPLAACHEHNEREEGGRFLGRLQAGESVALISDAGTPLISDPGYHLVRQARAAGIAVVPVPGACALIAALSAAGLPSDRFIFEGFLPAKAAARRARLEVLKEEPRTLIFYEAPHRILESLCDFEDVFGSDRLAVLGRELTKTFETLKGLPLGDLRAWVAADSNQQRGECVVLVEGWQAPRDESAVGAESLRVLDLLLAEMPLKRAAAVAAEITGVRKNLLYQAALERK; this is translated from the coding sequence GTGACTGCCAGCGATGGTGCGAATTCCGGAGTAGGTACGCTTTATGTCGTCGCTACGCCTATTGGCAATCTGGAGGACATCAGTGCCCGCGCGCTGCGGGTGCTTAAAGAGGTGTCGTTGATCGCTGCGGAGGATACCCGGCACTCATCCCGCCTGCTTGCACACTTCGGTATTCAGACGCCTTTGGCTGCATGCCACGAGCACAACGAGCGTGAAGAGGGTGGTCGGTTCCTCGGTCGGCTGCAGGCGGGCGAGAGCGTGGCGTTGATTTCCGATGCCGGTACGCCGTTGATTTCTGATCCGGGCTATCACCTCGTGCGTCAGGCCCGCGCTGCGGGTATTGCCGTTGTGCCGGTGCCGGGTGCTTGTGCACTGATTGCTGCACTGTCGGCGGCTGGTTTGCCGTCGGATCGGTTCATTTTTGAAGGTTTCCTGCCTGCCAAGGCAGCAGCGCGCCGTGCGCGCCTTGAGGTCCTCAAAGAAGAGCCGCGCACGCTGATCTTTTATGAGGCTCCGCACCGCATTCTCGAATCGCTCTGTGATTTCGAGGATGTGTTCGGTTCCGATCGGCTTGCAGTGTTGGGTCGCGAGCTGACCAAGACATTCGAAACGCTGAAAGGGCTGCCGTTGGGCGATCTGCGTGCTTGGGTCGCGGCTGACAGCAACCAGCAGCGGGGTGAGTGCGTGGTGCTTGTCGAGGGTTGGCAAGCGCCACGGGATGAAAGTGCGGTGGGCGCGGAGTCGCTCCGGGTGCTTGATCTATTGCTTGCCGAAATGCCGCTCAAACGAGCGGCAGCCGTAGCGGCGGAAATTACCGGTGTACGCAAGAACCTGCTCTATCAGGCGGCGTTGGAGCGCAAATAG
- the mraZ gene encoding division/cell wall cluster transcriptional repressor MraZ: MFRGANAISLDAKGRLAMPSRYRDELNSRGDGQLIITIDAVDRCLCIYPLPEWELIETKLRELPSLREEARRLQRLLIGNAVDLEMDGSGRVVVPPRLRDYARLDKRAMLVGQLNKFQLWNEDDWNAISDADLAAIKQPGGLPEELRDLIL; this comes from the coding sequence GTGTTTCGCGGAGCTAACGCCATCAGTCTCGACGCCAAAGGCCGGCTAGCCATGCCCAGCCGGTATCGCGACGAGCTGAATTCCCGTGGCGATGGCCAGCTGATCATCACGATCGATGCCGTGGACCGCTGTTTATGTATTTACCCGTTGCCCGAGTGGGAGCTCATCGAGACAAAGCTTCGCGAGTTGCCGTCCCTGCGCGAAGAAGCCCGTCGTCTGCAGCGGCTGTTGATCGGTAATGCGGTTGATCTGGAGATGGATGGCAGTGGTCGGGTGGTGGTGCCGCCACGTCTTCGGGACTACGCCCGGCTAGACAAGCGGGCGATGCTCGTTGGTCAACTGAACAAGTTTCAACTGTGGAACGAGGACGACTGGAACGCGATTTCTGATGCGGACCTGGCGGCCATCAAGCAACCCGGCGGTCTGCCGGAAGAACTACGTGACCTTATCCTGTGA
- the rsmH gene encoding 16S rRNA (cytosine(1402)-N(4))-methyltransferase RsmH, with protein sequence MNQISSLRHITVLLDEAVAALNVRPDGRYLDGTFGRGGHSRLLLQQLGPDGQLLGFDKDPLAIATGQALAAEDGRFVVVQRSFAELGEEVAQRGWVGTVSGVLLDLGVSSPQLDDAERGFSFLNDGPLDMRMDPSRGLSAAEWIAQADEDEIARVFKEYGEERFAKRMARAVVQRRAEAPFQRTADLAKVLTEANPAWEKGKNPATRAFQGLRIYINNELGDLERGLDAALEALEVGGRLVVISFHSLEDRIVKQFMRRHAKGEADKLPRDLPIIPKAFEPRLKLFGKPQYASDAEVKANPRSRSAVMRVAEKLR encoded by the coding sequence GTGAACCAGATCAGCAGCCTGCGACATATCACCGTGTTGCTCGACGAAGCCGTCGCGGCGCTGAACGTGCGTCCAGATGGGCGCTATCTGGATGGGACCTTCGGGCGAGGCGGTCATAGCCGGCTGCTATTGCAGCAGCTCGGTCCTGATGGCCAATTGCTAGGCTTCGACAAGGACCCGTTAGCCATCGCTACGGGGCAAGCACTGGCGGCCGAGGACGGCCGCTTTGTCGTTGTGCAGAGAAGTTTTGCCGAGCTGGGCGAGGAAGTCGCGCAACGCGGCTGGGTCGGGACTGTCAGCGGTGTTTTGCTGGATCTTGGTGTCTCCTCGCCACAGCTGGATGATGCGGAGCGTGGGTTCAGTTTCCTCAATGATGGTCCGCTGGACATGCGTATGGACCCCAGTCGTGGTCTCAGCGCTGCGGAATGGATCGCCCAGGCGGACGAGGACGAAATCGCGCGGGTATTTAAGGAATACGGCGAAGAGCGTTTTGCCAAACGCATGGCGCGTGCCGTGGTGCAGCGCCGTGCCGAGGCACCTTTCCAGCGTACGGCTGATCTCGCCAAGGTGCTGACCGAGGCCAATCCCGCCTGGGAGAAGGGCAAGAATCCGGCAACGCGTGCGTTTCAGGGGCTGCGCATCTATATCAATAATGAGCTGGGCGACCTGGAACGCGGTCTCGACGCAGCGCTGGAGGCTCTGGAGGTTGGTGGTCGGCTGGTCGTCATCAGTTTCCATTCGCTGGAAGATCGGATCGTCAAGCAGTTCATGCGTCGCCACGCCAAGGGTGAGGCGGACAAGTTGCCACGCGACCTGCCAATCATTCCAAAGGCTTTCGAACCGAGGCTGAAGCTGTTTGGCAAGCCGCAGTACGCTTCGGATGCCGAGGTGAAGGCCAACCCGCGTTCGCGCAGCGCTGTGATGCGCGTGGCGGAGAAGCTACGGTGA
- the ftsL gene encoding cell division protein FtsL, with protein sequence MLRSMPNGSLLMLVLFVSVLLSAIAVAYCAHWNRQLLNELYGELSVRDKAQAEWGRLILEQSTWTAHSRIETLATDQLRMHIPAAADVRLVKP encoded by the coding sequence ATGCTGCGTTCCATGCCCAACGGCAGCCTGCTGATGCTGGTGCTGTTCGTCAGCGTTCTACTATCAGCGATTGCGGTCGCCTACTGTGCCCATTGGAATCGCCAGTTGCTAAACGAGCTCTATGGTGAGCTCAGTGTGCGTGACAAGGCTCAGGCCGAGTGGGGTCGCCTGATTCTCGAACAGAGCACCTGGACCGCGCACAGTCGTATCGAGACGCTGGCGACCGACCAGCTGCGCATGCACATTCCCGCGGCCGCAGACGTCAGGCTGGTGAAGCCATGA